ACCGTTTGCAACGCCTCTGTGCGTGTGGGCGGTGATGAAATGGACGAAGCCATTGTTCGTTACCTGCGCACCATGTACAACCTTTGCGTGGGTGACAGCACTGCAGAACAAATCAAGATCCAGATTGGCTCTGCTAGCCCGCTGGAAGAAGAACTGACCATGGAAGTGAAGGGTCATGACTTCTTGGCTGGTATGCCGCGTACCACGACGATTAACAGTGCCGAAATTCGTGAAGCCTTGAATGAACCTGTGACCGCTATTATCGAAGCGGTAAAGCAGGCCTTGAGCATTACTCCGCCGGAACTCTCTGCCGATATTTTCGACAAGGGTATCATCATGACGGGTGGTGGTTCTCAGTTGCGCGGCTTCGACGAACGTATCCGTAAGGAAACGGGACTTTCGGTGAACGTGATTGATGAAGCTCTGACTTGCGTCTGCAAGGGTGCCGCTCGCATTCTCGAAGATTTGGACAAATACCGCCCGGTTTTGATAGCATCTTCGAACTAACACGATAGGGTTCGATGCTTAGGGCGATTCGCTTTATTGTCGACTTGTTTACACAAAGGCACGGTATTGTTGCCTTTGTGTTTTTCTTGGCACTAGGACTTCTGATGAGACAGGCTCCGAATCCAATCCGCGAGAGCATTGTTTCAACAGCGGTGTCGACGTTGTATTTTCCTGCGCAGCGTATTGTGTCTGCGGTTGGACATTTCAAGACGGTTGCTCTTGAAAATGAACAGCTGAAAGAAGAAAACGCGCGCCTGAGACAAGAAACGTATCATGCGCGTGAAGGCCTGCAAGAACTAGCTCGACTGCACACGCTAGTCCGGTTTGATGACAAGTGGGATTTCCCGATTGTGACGGCTCGTGTGGTTGGTCATAATCCTGGGCGATTTCTTACGACGATGGTGATTAACCGCGGTACGGAACATGGTGTGAAAGAAAACATGCCGGTGTTCTCGATGAATGGTCTTGTCGGAAAAATTTCGAAAGCGACCATGAGTCATTCCCGCGTTCAGTTGCTGGTTGACCCGAATCTTAAGTTGTCTGTAATGGACCGTCGCACTCGTGTGGTGGGATTCCTTGAATCGATGGATGGCCGCCGCCTGATGGCTATGGTTCCGACTCATGCCGGAATTCATGCGGGCGATACGCTTGTGACTTCGGGCCTTGGCGGTATTTTCCCGAAAGGAATTCCTGTGGGAACCGTGAGGGATGTTCGCAAGTCTGACCTCGATGTGATGCGCTTGATGGATGTTGAACCGTTCCAAGAATTTTCGATTCTTGAAGAAGTGTTTGTGATGGAAAAAGAACCTGATTGGATTATCAAGGAGTTGCTCGATGAATAATTTAGGGTGGCTTAAGGTTCTTGTGATGTTTATACTTGTATTCGCATTGCAAATGACAGTTGCGGAATGGCTTGGCTTTTTTGACATTTCGCCGGATTTTGTTGTGATTTTTATTGTGGCGGTAGCCATTAGAATGGGGCCTACTGCGGGCTGCCTGTGGGGCTTTGTTGCTGGCTTTACGCAAGATGTGTATGCGCCGGTAGAATGGCTTGGTGCAAATTCCATTTCGATGACGGTGCTTGGTTTTGCGGTTGGTCAGCTTGAAGAACGTTTCTTGTCGCTGAACTTGCCTGCTAAAGTGGGCGTTCTCGGCCTTGGCTTTTTTGTGTGCGACATGATTTACTTTGCGATTACAGGACTTTCTAAAGATGTCGTCACGAACCTGTTCTTGACAAAATCGCTGCCTGAATGCATTTATACGATGCTGATTGGTGGTATTTTCTTCTACTTGGATTTGGGCAAGAAGAACAAGAAGCATGCTTAAGGGAATGTCTGAAAACGAGACCCTGCAAAACAGGAACTGGAATGTATTGATTTACATGACCGGTGTTGTGGTCTTGTTTTTTATTCTTTTGATGCGCCTGTTTTCGTTGCAGTTTACCCATTACGATGAAAACCTGCAACGTTCTGAAAACAACCGTATTCGAAAGGTTGTCCTTGTGGCCGAACGCGGTTACATTTACGACCGCAATGGCGAAGTCCTGGTGCGTAACCGTCCTTCGTACCAGATTGCGCTTAGCTCCATTAACATGCCGCGCAAAAAGAGCGAGCGCGATTCCCTGTTCATGAAATTGCTTAGCATTAAAGATACTGCGGGAGAACGCTTGTTCGATTCGCTTTCGCTGGATACGGCGTTTCAGCGTTCCCGTTGGATTAAGAACAGGCCGATTCGCTTGCTTGAAGATGCTTCTGCAGAACAGGTGGCGATTATCGAAGAACGCTCCGAAGAACTGCCCGGCGTAATGACGGTAATCGAATCGCGTCGTGAATACCCTTACGGAACAATGGCTTCGCATGCGCTTGGGTACACGAGTGAAATTTCGGAAGAACAGCTCAAGTTGCCCGAATACGAAGGTTATACGCAGGGCGACCGAATTGGCCAAAAAGGGCTTGAACAGTTTTACGATAAGGAATTCCGCGGCGTAAACGGCATGAAGCTTGTGGAAGTGAATGCCTCTGGTCGTGAGGTGGGCACGGTCGACGGTGTCGAAGGCACAGAACCTGTGCCGGGATTGCGCTTGGTGTCGACCATCGATTTGCGCTTGCAGAAGGTTGCCGAAGAGGCAATTCCCGATTCTGCGAAGGGTGCGCTTGTCGCAATCGACCCGCGTAATGGTGAAATTCTGGCAATGGTTTCTTCGCCGAGATTGGATCCGAATATTTTCTCTTTGAAAAAGCGTGAGCGCAACAAGGGTTGGGCTCACGTGGCGCTCGATTCCATGAGGCCGCTTACAAACCGCGCTATTTCGGGAACATACCCGCCGGCATCTATTTTTAAATTGGTGACAGCTGGTGCTGGGCTAGAAAATGGAATCCTGACCGAGAACAAGTATTATTCCAAACCTTGTACGGGCGGTTACCAGTACGGGGCGCGCTACCAGAAATGTTGGGGTACGCATGGTAACTTGAATGTGGTGCACGCAATCCGTTTGAGTTGTGACGTGTTCTTTTACCAGGCCGGCCTTGATATCGATATGGCTCGTATCAATGAATTCGGCAGGCGCTTTGGCTTGGGCGAAAAGCCGCTCGGAGTGGATATCCCTGGCGAAAAGGCGGGGTGGCTTCCGGATTCAACGTCTTTCAATGAACGTAACAAGCGCTTGGGTTGGCGTTGGGCTCGTGGTTTGATTTTGAACTTGTCGATTGGCCAAGGGCAGATTGTGACGCCTTTACAGCAGGCAACCTTGATTGGTTCCTTGGCAACTGGAAAGGGCGTCTATAGACCTCACTTTATGAAGGAATTGCGTGATTTCCAGGGCAATGTGGTTCGTCGCTATGAGCCTGAAATTATTCGCCCGGGAAACATGAAACCCTACACGCATCGCATTTTGCTTGCGGCCATGGATTCCGTGGTGAACCATCCAGGCGGTACGGGTAAGCGCGGTGCTCTTCCGAATGTTCGCGTGGGTGCAAAGACGGGTTCTGGCGAATGGAAAAAAGGCGAAAAGACTCACGCTTGGTATGCTGCCGTTGCTCCGCTTTATGCTCCGGAAATCGCTGTGGCTGTTATTATGGAAGCCGCTGGTGGTGGCGGTGCCGTGTCGGGCCCGATCGCTAAAAAAGTGTTGGAAGCCTATTTTGAAAACAAGGCGAAGGAAGAGGAGGGCGTAAAGTGAAGTCCGGACGATTCCTGGACCAGTCACTCAAATTTGACTGGTTGTTCATTGTACTGACGCTTGCGTTGATGACCTGCGGTGTCTCGCTTGTTTATTCGGCGACGGTAAACGAGGAAGTCATAACATTCGATTCCTTCTGGTTCAAGCAGATTGTGTACTTTATTTTTGGCAGCGTGTTTGCGGGTGCCCTTATCTTTGTGCGCATTGACTGGTTGAAACGGGCGGCGTTCCCGCTATATGCGGTAGCCCTTATTTTGCTTGTGGTGGTGCTCTTTTTTGCGGGCGATGTGGTAAAAGGCGCTGGCCGTTGGATTGACCTTGGCGTGTTCAAACTGCAGCCTTCTGAATTTGCAAAGATTGCGTATCTCTTGACGTTCTCTTATTGGCTTTCGAAGCATCCGGTAAGTTTGTTCAAGATGAAAACCTTCGTGGTGCCGTTTTTCTTGTTCATTGTTCCGTTCGCATTAGTGCTTAAGCAGCCAGACTTGAGTACGGCACTTGTGTTTATTGCGGTAACGATGGTGGGATTCTTTTTTGCTGGCCTTACGCTTACCGACATGTTCCTGATTGTAAGCCCGGTGTTTTCGGTGCTGTTCTCGCATTCGCAAGAACTCTTGTTCGAATTCCTTTGGGGAATTTTGATTTGCGTGGTGGTGTTCGCTCTTTTCCGCCGTAGACTTCCTAAGGTATTGTCGGCCATTTTCTTGATGGCTAACATTTTTGCCGGCTACGCAAGTACGATGGCTTGGAACATGTTGGAACCTCACCAGCAAAAGCGCGTGAACACCTTCCTGGATCCGATGAGTGACCCCTTGGGCGATGGTTACCAGGTGCTGCAGTCGCTTACTGCAATCGGTTCGGGCGGCTTAACCGGCAAGGGCTTTGGAAACGGAACGCAAACGAATCTTGCCTTCTTGCCTGAAGAACATACGGACTTTATTTTTAGCGTGCTTGGCGAACAGTTCGGTTTTCTTGGTTGCGCTTTCATTTTGTGCCTTTATGCCCTGTTCCTGTGGCGTGCGACCTCGATTAGCAAGCAGTCGTCGGACCCGTTCGTGACGCTGATGGTCATGGGGGCGTCTACGATTTTCCTGTTCCACATTATGGTGAATATTGCGATGACGATTGGCCTTATGCCGGTGACAGGGCTTCCCTTGCCGTTCCTATCTTATGGCGGATCGTTTGCGCTTACCTGTATGGTGCTGGTCGGATTCTTGCTTTGCCTGCGATTCCAGGCACGAAGAAGATAGTTCTGTTTGCCCCCAAAATTTAGGGGCAGATTTTCACACTTTTTGCAAAGCTGGCGTATATATACAAGGAGCTTCTTTGGCTCCGAGGAGTTTATATGCGCTGGATTGAACGTGTAGAACGATTTGTCTTTGGGGCGGAATGTCTTGGGTGTGGAAATCCTTCGGGAAAACTTGATCCATGGCTTTGCCCTGAATGCGTAAAAGAATTGGAGCGTGAGTCGAGGATTGATGTTAACCCTGGGCCCGAGGCTTACAGTTTATACCCGATGCGGCCTTTGACGCGTAAACTTGTTCATGCGTTAAAGTATAGGGGCATTTCGGGAATGGCGACCTATTTGGTAAAACATTCGGCGTCGGTACGGTGCGGGGCGGTGGCCGAGGATTTCGCGATGCTACCTAAACCTTTGTTCTTTGTGCCGGTTCCCCTTCACCGGGCAAGATTCCGGGAACGCGGCTATAATCAGGCTGAAAAAATTGCGGCGGCGCTTTCGCTTGCGTTTGGAGGGAAGGTTTGCCGTTGGCTTAAAAGAAAGACCTTCGTCGTGTCTCAGACTAAACTTTCAAAAGAACAGCGAGAACGTAATGTGGCCTACGCTTTTGAATGCGTGCTCAAAAATGTGCCAGCGACGGGAACGGTTGTGCTGGTAGATGACGTGTTTACGACAGGGGCGACGACTTCGGCATGTCTTGCTGCTTTCGGACGGGATTTCCCGCTGCCGATTAAGGTTTGCACGTTGCTTTATGACGAGCCTGCCTCGGCAGCGGCGGACTATGCGGCAGACAATCGCGTTGAATGGGAAGTGAAATAAAAAAAACTCCTATGAAGGAGTTTTTAGCGGAGGAAGAGGGACTCGAACCCCCAAGCCTTACGGCGGCGGTTTTCAAGACCGCTGACTTACCAATTAGCCTATTCCTCCAAGGCTTTCCAAGGATAGAAAAATTCGCCTAATTCTGTCAATAAAAGTTGAGAATAATGCGAAGTTTATTTAAATTTTACAATGTATGACGGAACTGGACGAAAAACAGGCAGTAGAGTCCCAAAGAATATTGGATCTATTGTTCGCTTACATGCCGAAGATTGCGGCAGAGCGAAAAATGGATGGCTTGCTTATTCTGATGGCTGACCTGGGTCGCTCGATTGTATCGGCGGACCGGTGCTCCCTGTGGCTTGTCGATAATGACCGTGGTGAATTGTGGACAAAGGTTGCTCATGGCGTAAGCGAACTTCGCATTCCTAAAGATGCAGGCTTTGTTGGCTATTCCGTAAGGACTGGCGAACCGCTTTTAATCAAAGATGCTTACCAAGACCCGAGGTTCGACCATAGGAGCGATGAAAAGACTCATTATCGAACAACGTCTGTGATGACGGTTCCGCTCATGGATTCTGCCGGAAACGTAATGGGTGTGTTCCAGGCTATTAACAAGCAAGGTCAGAACGAATTGGGCGAAGCGGCTGTATTCTCGGTCCAAGATTTGGAACGCCTTCGCTTGACGGCTGTGTATTCGGCTAAGACTGTCGAATCGGCCATGTTGAACATGGAACTGGAAGCGACTCAGCAGGAAATTATCCATATCTTGGGTGAAGTTTCTGAATATCGTAGCGAAGAAACGGGCGACCACATTCAACGTGTCGCTGAGATTTCCGGCATATTGGCGAGGTATTTCGGCCTTCCGGACAAAGAAGTGGAACGCATTCGCCTTGCCGCCCCGATGCATGATTTGGGCAAGGTCGGTATTCCTGATGCCATATTGAACAAGCCGGGTCGGTTTACCGAAGAAGAATATACCGTCATGAAGAAGCATTCCGAAATCGGATACAACATGCTTTGCGGCTCCAAGCGCAAACTGTTGCGCTTTGCGGCATCGATTGCCCGTTCGCATCATGAACGTTGGGATGGCCATGGCTATCCAGATGGCATTGCTGGCGAAGATATTCCGCTTGCAGGCCGTATTTGCTCTGTTGCCGACGTTCTGGATGCTCTTTCTAGCCCGCGTTGCTACAAGCAGCCTTGGCCCGAAGACAAAGTGAAGGCTGAATTCTTGAAACAGCGTGGCAGCCAGTTCCAACCGGAACTTGTAGATGTCCTGATGGAACATTGGGATGAAATCTACAGCCTCTACCGCCACGACCCCAATTAAAATTTTTTTAACACCGTGCTTTTGAAAAGCTAGTTTT
The Fibrobacter sp. UWB10 genome window above contains:
- the mreC gene encoding rod shape-determining protein MreC, translating into MFFLALGLLMRQAPNPIRESIVSTAVSTLYFPAQRIVSAVGHFKTVALENEQLKEENARLRQETYHAREGLQELARLHTLVRFDDKWDFPIVTARVVGHNPGRFLTTMVINRGTEHGVKENMPVFSMNGLVGKISKATMSHSRVQLLVDPNLKLSVMDRRTRVVGFLESMDGRRLMAMVPTHAGIHAGDTLVTSGLGGIFPKGIPVGTVRDVRKSDLDVMRLMDVEPFQEFSILEEVFVMEKEPDWIIKELLDE
- the mreD gene encoding rod shape-determining protein MreD, producing the protein MNNLGWLKVLVMFILVFALQMTVAEWLGFFDISPDFVVIFIVAVAIRMGPTAGCLWGFVAGFTQDVYAPVEWLGANSISMTVLGFAVGQLEERFLSLNLPAKVGVLGLGFFVCDMIYFAITGLSKDVVTNLFLTKSLPECIYTMLIGGIFFYLDLGKKNKKHA
- the mrdA gene encoding penicillin-binding protein 2 → MLKGMSENETLQNRNWNVLIYMTGVVVLFFILLMRLFSLQFTHYDENLQRSENNRIRKVVLVAERGYIYDRNGEVLVRNRPSYQIALSSINMPRKKSERDSLFMKLLSIKDTAGERLFDSLSLDTAFQRSRWIKNRPIRLLEDASAEQVAIIEERSEELPGVMTVIESRREYPYGTMASHALGYTSEISEEQLKLPEYEGYTQGDRIGQKGLEQFYDKEFRGVNGMKLVEVNASGREVGTVDGVEGTEPVPGLRLVSTIDLRLQKVAEEAIPDSAKGALVAIDPRNGEILAMVSSPRLDPNIFSLKKRERNKGWAHVALDSMRPLTNRAISGTYPPASIFKLVTAGAGLENGILTENKYYSKPCTGGYQYGARYQKCWGTHGNLNVVHAIRLSCDVFFYQAGLDIDMARINEFGRRFGLGEKPLGVDIPGEKAGWLPDSTSFNERNKRLGWRWARGLILNLSIGQGQIVTPLQQATLIGSLATGKGVYRPHFMKELRDFQGNVVRRYEPEIIRPGNMKPYTHRILLAAMDSVVNHPGGTGKRGALPNVRVGAKTGSGEWKKGEKTHAWYAAVAPLYAPEIAVAVIMEAAGGGGAVSGPIAKKVLEAYFENKAKEEEGVK
- the rodA gene encoding rod shape-determining protein RodA translates to MKSGRFLDQSLKFDWLFIVLTLALMTCGVSLVYSATVNEEVITFDSFWFKQIVYFIFGSVFAGALIFVRIDWLKRAAFPLYAVALILLVVVLFFAGDVVKGAGRWIDLGVFKLQPSEFAKIAYLLTFSYWLSKHPVSLFKMKTFVVPFFLFIVPFALVLKQPDLSTALVFIAVTMVGFFFAGLTLTDMFLIVSPVFSVLFSHSQELLFEFLWGILICVVVFALFRRRLPKVLSAIFLMANIFAGYASTMAWNMLEPHQQKRVNTFLDPMSDPLGDGYQVLQSLTAIGSGGLTGKGFGNGTQTNLAFLPEEHTDFIFSVLGEQFGFLGCAFILCLYALFLWRATSISKQSSDPFVTLMVMGASTIFLFHIMVNIAMTIGLMPVTGLPLPFLSYGGSFALTCMVLVGFLLCLRFQARRR
- a CDS encoding ComF family protein; its protein translation is MRWIERVERFVFGAECLGCGNPSGKLDPWLCPECVKELERESRIDVNPGPEAYSLYPMRPLTRKLVHALKYRGISGMATYLVKHSASVRCGAVAEDFAMLPKPLFFVPVPLHRARFRERGYNQAEKIAAALSLAFGGKVCRWLKRKTFVVSQTKLSKEQRERNVAYAFECVLKNVPATGTVVLVDDVFTTGATTSACLAAFGRDFPLPIKVCTLLYDEPASAAADYAADNRVEWEVK
- a CDS encoding HD domain-containing phosphohydrolase, encoding MTELDEKQAVESQRILDLLFAYMPKIAAERKMDGLLILMADLGRSIVSADRCSLWLVDNDRGELWTKVAHGVSELRIPKDAGFVGYSVRTGEPLLIKDAYQDPRFDHRSDEKTHYRTTSVMTVPLMDSAGNVMGVFQAINKQGQNELGEAAVFSVQDLERLRLTAVYSAKTVESAMLNMELEATQQEIIHILGEVSEYRSEETGDHIQRVAEISGILARYFGLPDKEVERIRLAAPMHDLGKVGIPDAILNKPGRFTEEEYTVMKKHSEIGYNMLCGSKRKLLRFAASIARSHHERWDGHGYPDGIAGEDIPLAGRICSVADVLDALSSPRCYKQPWPEDKVKAEFLKQRGSQFQPELVDVLMEHWDEIYSLYRHDPN